From the Paenibacillus sp. MMS20-IR301 genome, the window GATCTCGAACCGCTCCTTCGAGGATAGTCCGGATACGCTGTTCAACTGGTGGGTGGAGGAGCAGGGCGGAAGCCAGGGCAATATTTCACTGATCAGCAGCGGACTGCTGATTGATGTACAGAAGAGAGCCATGAAGCTTGATGCCCTGGCTGCCCCTGAGGGCGGGCGTGTCTCGGCAGTCAATAACGGCTTCTGGGGGATTCCGGTGGTGAAGGATGCTGAATACAAGCTGTCGTTCTATGCTAAGCCTGAGCCGGGTAAAGGTATGCCGCTGCGGATAACACTGGAGAGTGCTGACGGAAAGCAGGTTTTTGCCGAGCAGGTTGTGGACGAATGGAAGGAAGGCTGGAATCAGTATACATATGCCCTGACCGCATCGGGGACAGCCGGCAATGCACGGATTCTATTCTCGGCTGACCAGCCGGGGGCGATCTATCTCGATATGGTTTCATTATTCCCGCAGACCTGGAAGGACAGGGAGAATGGCCTGCGCATAGATCTTGCCGAGAAGGTCGCGGCCATGAAGCCGTCATTCGTCCGTTTCCCGGGAGGCTGCTTCGTGGAAGGGAAGACGCCGGAGAATGCCTACCGCTGGAAAACAACGATAGGCCCGCTTGAGACGCGGCCGGGTCATGCGGCTTACTGGAATTACCGCTCTTCAGACGGACTGGGCTTCCATGAATATCTGCAGTGGGCCGAGGATTTGCAGGCGGAGCCGCTGTACGTTGCCTATATCGGTATCTCGCATGACGGTGACCCGGTTACCAAAGCCAATACGGTGCCGCTGAATGAAATTCAGCCCTGGATTCAGGATGTGCTGGATGCGATCGAATATGCGAACGGTCCGGTTACCAGCAAGTGGGGGGCAGAGCGGGCAGCTAACGGACATCCGGAGCCGTTTAACCTGAAGTATGTGGAGATCGGCAACGAGAACAACTTCCAGTTGAGCGAATATGTCCAGCGTTACGGCTTGTTCTACAAGGCCATTAAAGAGAAGTATCCCGAAATGAACCTCATCGCTAATACCGCGGTGGAGGGTGAGACGATTGAAATGATTGATGAGCATTATTACGAGTCGTCGGAATGGTTCATGAGCAATGCCAACCGGTATGACACCTATGACCGCAGCGGTCCCGGCATCTATGTCGGCGAGTATGCCGTCACCAAGGGGGCGGGTGAAGGGAATCTGAATGCTGCACTTGGTGAGGCGGCCTTCATGACGGGAATGGAACGCAATTCCGATATTGTGCGGATGTCCTCCTATGCGCCGCTCTTTGTGAATACGAAGGACCGGACCTGGAACCCGGATGCGATTGTGTTCGACACCTCATCCAGCTTCGGAACACCGTCCTATCATGTTCAGCAGATGTTTGGCAGCAACAAAGGCGATGTTGTTCTGCCTGCGGTACTCTCAGCCTCCGGCAGCGGTGAAGCAGATGTGAAGGCGGCCATACAAGGAG encodes:
- a CDS encoding alpha-L-arabinofuranosidase C-terminal domain-containing protein; protein product: MAAAFLLISAGALYYGASGKTGDSQTSLMEADSVQDKVTLSATPAPAADSGPAYSLTVDTANPGAEISPMLYGAFFEEINHAGDGGLYAELISNRSFEDSPDTLFNWWVEEQGGSQGNISLISSGLLIDVQKRAMKLDALAAPEGGRVSAVNNGFWGIPVVKDAEYKLSFYAKPEPGKGMPLRITLESADGKQVFAEQVVDEWKEGWNQYTYALTASGTAGNARILFSADQPGAIYLDMVSLFPQTWKDRENGLRIDLAEKVAAMKPSFVRFPGGCFVEGKTPENAYRWKTTIGPLETRPGHAAYWNYRSSDGLGFHEYLQWAEDLQAEPLYVAYIGISHDGDPVTKANTVPLNEIQPWIQDVLDAIEYANGPVTSKWGAERAANGHPEPFNLKYVEIGNENNFQLSEYVQRYGLFYKAIKEKYPEMNLIANTAVEGETIEMIDEHYYESSEWFMSNANRYDTYDRSGPGIYVGEYAVTKGAGEGNLNAALGEAAFMTGMERNSDIVRMSSYAPLFVNTKDRTWNPDAIVFDTSSSFGTPSYHVQQMFGSNKGDVVLPAVLSASGSGEADVKAAIQGGIGLGTWSTQAEYSNVKVTQGDTVLFADDFSTDSGAWTVKSGSWEQADGVFRQTSSDTDIRAVAGDASWSDYTLSLKARKTGGAEGMLIMFGSKDDGTFYWWNLGGWGNTQSAIEKSVGGSRSVIGQTVPISIATGEWYDIRIELSGGNIRTYLNNQLIQEVNDQNSSGPMFTTASRDLATGEIIVKVVNSGDTAHKTKLVLAGLESRKLTGTATVLKSDDPSDQNSFTAPDKVAPVSSEIQWTAGSQEYEFPKYSVTVLRLKEGGA